In the genome of Armatimonadota bacterium, one region contains:
- a CDS encoding RDD family protein produces MTEPIELPARPDLTSSESPGPASEPSPASLGDRLLAQLVDGLVAFGLFFFVGMTVAPRFGGAMQTGFDLSGRPAAVVIAIVSAVMLAYFVLAEGSLGVTFGKAVAGIRVQTLAGGRIGLRAALVRNLMRVIDGIGVYLVGAITILVTGRRQRLGDLAARTVVVTRERGRALPVAALVVALALAAGGIAGGLYLRPGGLPTAAQKQPGQPRFATVIMTDDQQSKTEKTVFSADTSKVYVVFTLADVPEDTLVRALWIAEQVEGLPANDTVGEYEVKAGGPLNRGNFSLSRPDNGWAAGTYRVELYLAGQLAHTARFRIEGP; encoded by the coding sequence ATGACGGAGCCGATCGAACTGCCTGCCAGGCCAGATCTGACCTCGAGCGAATCGCCCGGGCCGGCATCTGAGCCATCGCCTGCCTCACTCGGCGACCGCCTGCTCGCGCAGCTGGTGGACGGACTGGTCGCGTTCGGCCTGTTCTTCTTCGTGGGCATGACCGTGGCGCCCCGCTTCGGGGGTGCGATGCAGACCGGGTTCGACCTCTCAGGGCGGCCGGCGGCCGTGGTGATCGCGATTGTGAGCGCGGTCATGCTGGCCTACTTCGTGCTGGCGGAAGGATCGCTCGGTGTGACCTTTGGGAAGGCCGTCGCCGGGATCCGGGTGCAGACCCTTGCGGGGGGACGGATCGGCCTGCGGGCGGCGCTGGTCCGCAACCTCATGCGGGTCATTGATGGGATCGGCGTCTATCTGGTCGGCGCGATCACCATCCTGGTGACCGGGCGCAGGCAACGCCTGGGCGATCTGGCAGCACGCACCGTCGTCGTCACGCGCGAGCGCGGCCGGGCCTTACCGGTGGCCGCGCTGGTCGTTGCGCTCGCCCTGGCGGCAGGCGGCATCGCAGGTGGTTTGTACCTGCGGCCAGGCGGGCTACCGACCGCCGCCCAGAAGCAGCCAGGACAGCCGCGGTTCGCGACGGTCATCATGACAGACGACCAGCAGAGCAAGACCGAGAAGACCGTCTTCTCGGCCGACACGTCCAAGGTCTATGTGGTCTTCACGCTGGCGGACGTGCCGGAGGACACGTTGGTAAGGGCGCTCTGGATCGCAGAGCAGGTCGAGGGACTGCCTGCCAACGACACGGTCGGAGAGTACGAGGTGAAGGCGGGTGGACCGCTGAACCGGGGCAACTTCTCGCTGTCGCGGCCGGACAACGGCTGGGCGGCAGGGACTTACCGCGTGGAGCTGTATCTGGCCGGGCAGCTCGCACACACGGCGCGCTTCCGGATCGAGGGGCCGTGA